A stretch of Rhizobium glycinendophyticum DNA encodes these proteins:
- a CDS encoding tyrosine phosphatase family protein — MSVIVIAPLARIAEMAVRHKATEMISLLAANQDFHRPGIIRAERHLKLGMNDITFAGTGDLIAPQEMHVAEIIDFARRWDRSAPLLVHCWMGVSRSPAAAMIASLAVCPEDDDAALARRLREASPHATPNMRLVEIGDEMLGREGRFAKAVKALGRGADTDGNQPFVLPLPVREPIAP, encoded by the coding sequence ATGAGCGTCATTGTCATTGCCCCCCTTGCCCGCATTGCAGAAATGGCCGTTCGCCACAAGGCGACCGAGATGATCAGCCTGCTTGCCGCCAACCAGGATTTTCATCGTCCCGGCATCATCCGCGCGGAGCGCCATTTGAAGCTCGGGATGAACGACATCACTTTTGCCGGCACCGGCGATCTGATTGCGCCGCAGGAGATGCATGTGGCCGAGATCATCGATTTTGCCCGGCGCTGGGATCGGTCGGCGCCACTTCTTGTCCATTGCTGGATGGGCGTTTCACGTTCACCGGCCGCAGCGATGATCGCGAGCCTCGCCGTGTGTCCTGAAGACGATGACGCGGCGCTGGCCCGGCGGCTGCGGGAGGCATCACCGCATGCGACGCCGAACATGCGGCTGGTCGAGATCGGAGACGAGATGCTCGGCCGCGAGGGGCGCTTCGCCAAGGCGGTGAAGGCGCTCGGACGCGGGGCGGATACCGATGGCAACCAGCCCTTCGTTCTGCCGCTTCCGGTGCGGGAGCCGATCGCGCCATGA
- a CDS encoding HD family hydrolase, producing the protein MNETTSIPGRAWQRMLSGRRLDLLDPSPLDVEISDIAHGLARVARWNGQTSGDHAFSVAQHSLIVEDIFRRSCPKATADDLMVALLHDGPEYVIGDMISPFKAVVGGGYKVVEKRLEAAIHLRFGLPAHPKTTLKDQIKKADMISAYFEATVLAGFAEAEARKFFGQPKGFTRDTILIEPLPAYQAQAKFLERFEAIEAERQSANWDLR; encoded by the coding sequence ATGAACGAGACCACCAGCATTCCCGGCCGCGCCTGGCAGCGCATGTTGTCCGGCCGCAGGCTCGACCTGCTCGATCCTTCGCCGCTCGATGTCGAAATCTCCGACATCGCGCACGGCCTTGCCCGTGTCGCGCGCTGGAACGGACAGACCTCCGGTGACCATGCCTTTTCCGTCGCCCAGCACAGCCTGATCGTCGAGGACATCTTTCGCCGCTCCTGTCCGAAGGCAACCGCCGACGATCTCATGGTGGCGCTGCTGCATGACGGCCCGGAATACGTGATCGGCGACATGATCTCGCCATTTAAGGCTGTTGTCGGCGGCGGCTATAAGGTGGTGGAGAAGCGGCTGGAGGCCGCGATCCATCTGCGTTTCGGCCTGCCTGCCCACCCCAAGACTACGCTGAAGGACCAGATCAAGAAGGCGGACATGATCTCCGCCTATTTCGAAGCCACCGTGCTTGCCGGATTTGCGGAAGCAGAAGCGCGGAAATTCTTCGGTCAGCCCAAGGGCTTTACCCGCGACACCATCCTGATCGAGCCGTTGCCCGCCTATCAAGCCCAGGCGAAATTCCTTGAGCGCTTCGAGGCAATCGAAGCCGAACGGCAATCGGCGAACTGGGATTTGCGATGA
- a CDS encoding YgfZ/GcvT domain-containing protein, producing MPSAFLPDRAFVQVGGPDAEHFLQNLITTDLGSLAEGEARPGALLTPQGKILFDFLISRNKDDFVLDTTADQQEALTRRLTMYKLRAAVTLAADPETGATVTWGSEDESGILDHRFALAGTPVRRIVGKVGEPGEAAAYSALRILNGVVESGSDYALQDAFPHDILFDKSGGVSFRKGCYVGQEVVSRMQHRSTARRRPVIVSADGPLPAPGTEITIDGKVIGTLGTVAGSRGLAILRIDKAGEAMSSGTAILAGGVSLSLALPAWSGLTFPSDAAEDV from the coding sequence ATGCCTTCAGCCTTCCTGCCTGATCGTGCCTTCGTACAAGTCGGCGGCCCTGACGCAGAGCACTTCCTGCAGAACCTGATCACCACCGATCTCGGCAGCCTTGCCGAGGGAGAGGCACGCCCTGGTGCACTTCTGACCCCGCAGGGCAAGATCCTGTTCGATTTCCTGATCTCGCGGAACAAAGACGACTTCGTCCTGGATACGACGGCGGACCAGCAGGAGGCCCTCACCCGGCGGCTGACCATGTACAAGCTGCGCGCCGCCGTGACCCTCGCGGCCGACCCCGAGACCGGCGCTACGGTCACCTGGGGCAGCGAGGACGAAAGCGGCATTCTCGACCACCGCTTCGCGCTCGCCGGAACGCCGGTCCGCCGGATCGTCGGCAAGGTTGGCGAACCTGGCGAGGCAGCGGCCTATTCGGCACTGCGCATCCTGAATGGCGTGGTCGAATCGGGTTCTGATTACGCTCTGCAGGACGCATTTCCCCACGACATCCTGTTCGACAAATCCGGCGGGGTCTCATTCCGCAAGGGCTGCTATGTTGGGCAGGAGGTCGTGTCGCGCATGCAGCACCGCTCGACGGCCAGACGCCGTCCGGTCATCGTCTCGGCCGATGGTCCCCTTCCCGCTCCGGGTACCGAGATCACGATCGACGGCAAGGTGATCGGCACACTCGGCACCGTCGCGGGCTCACGCGGGCTTGCCATCCTGCGGATCGACAAGGCGGGTGAGGCGATGTCTAGCGGCACGGCAATTCTTGCCGGCGGGGTTTCGCTCAGCCTTGCTCTGCCTGCCTGGAGCGGCCTCACCTTCCCCTCTGATGCGGCAGAGGACGTCTGA